ATTCGCCTTGAGACCGTCTCGTGTGTGCGTCCAGGGTGGTGCGAAAATCGCGAAAgcgagaaaaaagaaagagagagagagagagagagagagagagaaagcaagaaaGAAAACAGCGATAGCTCACGAGGCAGCTGAATATTTCAGAAAACGAATGTCGGCGAAGCAGTGCAAGGAGCACCGTTGGCTGTCGAGAAAGCCGAGCAATCAACGGGCGGATCGAACGGAGCTGAATCCGGAGCCGGCGAAGCAGATGCCGCAGATCACGAGGGTGCTGGCCAACAACAGCCTGGAGGAGCTGGACGTGACCAAGGACAACCTGAGGCTGTTCGTCGAGCGCTGGCGAGAGCACCCCGACAGCCCCTATATGATCGAGCTGCCTCAGTTAGGCGCCTCCGCGAACCACGACCTCGAGGAACTGGTGTCGTTGCAGGGCCAGAGCCCGTCGCCCTGCGCCAGCATCTGCAGCACATCTTCGGAAGCAGCGGAGATCTCGCAGGATACGCAGGGCTATTTGACGGTGCCCAGCTTCAGCTTCGAGAGGAGAGCCTCGGAGGGGGTCTCCACTGACAAGTCCCGCAGCGACCCGGCCAGTCAGATCGTCCTCGCGGAAGAGATCATCAAGCTATCCGAACACTTGAGATCCATAGCAATGGGCACCCGGCTGAAGAGCAACGAGGACCAAGTGGACGGCAAGAAGCCCGCCGAGAAGCAAGAGGAGAAGGCCAGGAGCAACCGCAACGGCGTCCACTCGAGGAACAACGGCCTGGTCCAGGCCGGTTCCGAGTGCAACGAGATCACCCAGAAACTGTCCAGCATAGTGAGACACCGGAAGCTGAACGGGACCACGTTCCACAGCAGCCGCAACTTCGACAGGCTGACCGAGACGAACTCAGCGAACATGTTCGCGTCGTTCAAGAAGAAGAGCGGAGAAGGGAGGAGCTCGAAGGAGGAGAGGATCGGCGGCCGGGAAGAGGGAGCGAAGTGTCTGGACTCGGAGAGCGCGAGCAACTTCGCCAGGAACAGGATACTCAGCGATGGTGAGATCGATTTAACGCCACCGTGGCGACGTCCCAGAGTGAAGCACGTCTTCGGGGAGACCAGCAGGGACGTGCCAAGGATCTCCGAGCTCCAGGACGTTCATAAGAGTTTGAATTTAGACGAGCCGACCAGCACCAAGGATTTGCTGCTGCACCTGCTGGAGGAGTGGGACGAGGTGGCTACCAGGCCTTCGGGAGTCGGCCGGAAGTCGGTCAGCGCTGACTGGTGCGGGGAGGAATCGGTCGCCAGGAAGACCATGAACTCCCTGGCCGAGTACTTTCAGTCGAAGCAACAGAAGTCGAGCACGTCCAGCGTCAACGCCACCGCGCCGAGCTCGATACATCGCTGAGGATCATTTCCGGCGCTCGAGGACTTGACGAATCTCGCACAATCGAACGATTTCCTCGATCAGAAGTTCCGGGGAAGTATGGGAACGCTCGTGTCGTTGTTTGATACAAGTGGGTTCTTTGCTCGGTGCTGAAAGGCTATGGAAGTTCCGATGTGGTTTGAGCTGATTGTAGGAGTCGGTTTTTTTGGAACGGTCGATTTTCATTCGATTACTTTCGAACGAATGCTCTTGTTCAGTCTAAATTTTCTACGGGGAATGAGCTTTTTAGTATGGTGGATTGCATATCGTGTTGGTACATGTCTCCTTTGTAGATGGTATCGGAGTACGGTATCGAAGTGAGATATCGAGAATTACGTTTGTTTATTGTGTATTATAAATGTGCATGCGTGGACGTacgtattatttatattctaaGCTAAATTGTGTAACAGTCACGTGTGTGCGCAACGATCTCTCGCACGGATTGCATCGGGATCACATGTCTGTGCATGTACTCTCttgttttattgtattatttatattatatgtttaatACAAAATACCATGAAACGCGTGCGTTGTATGCTGTTTCATTTCACGACGTCCTCTTGTGATTCACTAACTCGAGACGATCGGCTGCGAGGATCCCTGGAACGGAAGATCCTTCGAATCAATTTTCGAACGATTCGTGTCCGAGCTACCCTAGAACTAACGATCCAAGCCGAACGATCACCGAATCATCGATCCCGAGTCACGCTTTGGATTCAGGCTCCTCGATCCGGAATTTCTTCGATTCGATTCTGGATTTTCCGAAAGGAAAGTTTCTCGATCCCGAATCCTTCTAATCGAGAACACTAACATTTAGTCTAAAAACTAATGCTCCATGTCGGAGGATCGAAAGTACgatatttatcgaacgaatcTTCGGAATGAGATCAGATCCGATTGGAACGCAGACTCACCCGGAAACTTTGATGATTGTTCTGCTCCAGGATGAGGCCGTCCGCGGGCCAGCTGATAGATCACCGATGGCTGGAGGCAGCGCTGGAGAACCTGATCTGTAAAGTTCGATTAAAGCGTTACGTGATCAAGAAGAGATGGGTGAAAGCGGTGAACACCATACTGGCGTTGAAACGCATGGGCGCCCACCTAGATTTCGAATCAGTA
This genomic window from Megalopta genalis isolate 19385.01 chromosome 9, iyMegGena1_principal, whole genome shotgun sequence contains:
- the LOC117221146 gene encoding uncharacterized protein LOC117221146, which translates into the protein MIRVDETDPVGEIEPSFPYRDVTIRRGIDFKDLYNIQSEIGRGKFGTVYRCKEKAGVLMLAVKVVNTAKKEDRRSVEREVEIMRRLQHPRLIQLYDAIDTGKQIYVILELIAGGELFERVIDEDFVLTERSCAVFMRQICEGIEFIHHQNILHLDLKPENILCLTKEGNRIKIIDFGLAREYDPKKKLQVLFGTPEFVAPEVVNFDQIGYGTDMWSIGVICYVLLSGLSPFMGDTDIETMANVTIAKYDFDHDAFANISEDAKDFIRCLLVKDKEKRMSAKQCKEHRWLSRKPSNQRADRTELNPEPAKQMPQITRVLANNSLEELDVTKDNLRLFVERWREHPDSPYMIELPQLGASANHDLEELVSLQGQSPSPCASICSTSSEAAEISQDTQGYLTVPSFSFERRASEGVSTDKSRSDPASQIVLAEEIIKLSEHLRSIAMGTRLKSNEDQVDGKKPAEKQEEKARSNRNGVHSRNNGLVQAGSECNEITQKLSSIVRHRKLNGTTFHSSRNFDRLTETNSANMFASFKKKSGEGRSSKEERIGGREEGAKCLDSESASNFARNRILSDGEIDLTPPWRRPRVKHVFGETSRDVPRISELQDVHKSLNLDEPTSTKDLLLHLLEEWDEVATRPSGVGRKSVSADWCGEESVARKTMNSLAEYFQSKQQKSSTSSVNATAPSSIHR